Within Fusobacterium gonidiaformans ATCC 25563, the genomic segment AGTGTAGATTTCTTTGATATTCATGGAGAACGCCTAGTTTACGGAGCAATGAAAGATTATGGCTTGCAAGAGCTTTATGTAAAAGAAAATTTAAAAGAGACTTGCATTACAAAGCATAATCAAAAAATTTTAGAAGAATATTCTATTTCAAAACCGGAAAAAATTTTTATGGAGAGCCATGGAGAGCAAATAGAAATTTATGTGATAAAGCCGATTGACTTTAAAGAAGGGAAAGACTATCCTGCTATTTTAGATATTCATGGAGGACCTAAAACAGTATATGGAAATGTGTTCTATCACGAAATGCAAGTTTGGGCAAATATGGGATATTTTGTATTCTTTACTAATCCTCATGGCAGTGATGGAAGAGGAAATCTCTTTATGGACATTCGAGGAAAATATGGAAGTATTGACTATGAAGATTTAATGAAAGCTACTGATATTGTGTTAGAAAAATATCCAATTGATAAAGCAAGAGTTGGAGTGACAGGTGGATCCTATGGTGGATTTATGACAAACTGGATTATTGGTCATACAGATCGTTTTGCCTGTGCTGCCTCTCAAAGAAGTATTTCCAACTGGATTTCTAAATTCGGGACAACGGATATCGGATATTATTTTAATGCAGACCAAAATCAATCAACCCCTTGGGATAATGTGGAAAAACTATGGTCTCATTCTCCATTAAAATATGCGAATAAAGTCAAAACGCCAACTTTATTTATTCATTCAGAACAAGATTATCGTTGTTGGTTGGCAGAAGGATTGCAAATGTTCACGGCTTTAAAATATCATGGAGTTGAAGCAAGACTTTGTATGTTCCGAGGAGAAAATCATGAGCTGTCTCGAAGTGGAAAACCAAAGCATAGAGTACGTCGTTTGGAAGAAATTACAAATTGGTTTGAAAAGTATTTAAAGAAATAGGAGCAAGAATGAAAACGATTTTTACACCCTATCAAATAAAAGGAATTTCTTTTAAAAATCGAATTGTACTACCCCCTCTGGTTCGTTTTTCTTTGTTGGGAACGGATGGAAAGGTCAATCAAAATCTGCTGGATTGGTATGAAAGAATTGCAAAAACAGAAGTAGGATTGATAGTAGTAGAGGCAACCGCAGTCGAGGAAGCAGGAAAATTAAGAGAGAATCAGCTAGGAATTTGGTCGGATGAAATGATAGAGGGCTTGTCTAAAATTGTGGAAATTTGTCATCACTATGAGACTCCTGTCTTTATTCAAATCCATCATGCCGGATTTAAAGAGAAGATTTCGGAAGTATCGACGGAAAGATTGGATGAAATTTTAGACTTATTCGTAAAAGCATTTCATAGAGCCAAAAAGGCCGGCTTTGATGGAATTGAAATTCATGGAGCTCATGGATATTTACTTTCTCAGCTGAGTTCTTCTGTTTGGAATCATCGAGAAGATTGTTATGGAAATCGATTTTATTTTGCAAAGCAGTTAATAGAAAAAACAAGGGATTTATTTGATGAGGGCTTTTTACTTTCTTATCGAATGAGTGGAAATGATCCGGAAGTAGCAGATGGAATTGAGATGGCAAAATTTTTAGAAAAAATGGGAATCGACTTATTACATGTCTCGAATGGGGTTCCAAAAGAAGTCAAACAAGCTGTGAAGATTTCTAATTATCCTAGTGATTTTCCTTTTCATTGGATTACTTTTTTAGGAACTGAAATAAAGAAGGCGGTCAAAATTCCGGTGATTGCTGTATATGGAATTAAAACGGAAGAACAGGCGAGTTGTTTGATCGAAGATTTTGATTTGGATTTTGTAGCAGTAGGACGTGCTATGATTTTTTATCCAAACTGGATGGAAAAATGTAGAAAAGACTTTGAAAAAAGGATGAAACAGAAGAAAAATGAGAATTGATAAATTTTTAGTAGAATGTGGAGTGGGAAGCCGGAAAGAAGTAAAAGAACTTTTGAAAAGTCGAAAAATTCGAGTCAATGGATTGTTTATTACTTCTCCAAAAGAAACGATAGAAGAAGAAAAAGATGAAGTATATTATGGAGAAAAAAAGTTAAGCTATCAGGAGTTTCGTTACTATATCTTACATAAAAAAGCAGGTTATGTTACTGCCTTGGAAGATAGTCGAGAGGCAACAGTAATGGACTTACTTCCGGAGTGGGTCATCAAAAAAGATTTGGCTCCTGTAGGGCGTTTAGACAAAGATACCGAAGGTCTTTTATTATTTACGAATGATGGAAAATTAAATCACCGATTGCTTTCTCCAAAGAGTCATGTGGATAAGACCTATCATGCTTCCTTAGAATGTGATATTACAGAAGAGGCTTTGGAGAAGTTGCGAGAAGGGGTTATGATTGGGGAGTATAAAACTCTTCCGGCAAAAGCTGAGAAATTAGAAGATAGGAAAATTGCTCTAACCATTCGAGAGGGAAAGTTTCATCAAGTGAAAAAAATGTTGGAAGCCGTAGGAAATAAGGTAATTTATTTAAAAAGAATTTCGTTTGGAAAACTTGTTTTAGGGGATTTAGAACTGGGAGCTGTAAAAGAAGTTTCTTTAGAGGATATTGTTTCTTTAGAAAAAGAATCGTAAGGAGTAAGGAAGAATGAAAAAAATAATGATGTTGTTGATATTGAGTACTGTATTGTTAACTGCTTGTACAACTTCTGTGGGAGTAGGAACCGGCTTTAATCTTGGAGGTTTAGGGGTTGGATTGTCGACTTCCGCTCCTTTAAAGAAACAAAAAACGAAAACAGTAGATGAAGTTGCGACAGAAGCTCTACAAGAAACAAAAGTACAAGAAAAGGCTCGATAAAGTAACCATGAAAACGAGAAGTATTGATATTTTTTGCCAAGTGATTGATAATTTTGGAGATATTGGAGTTTGTTATCGTTTGTACAAGGAGCTTTCTTCTTTATTTCCTGAAACGAGTATTCGATTACTTTTAGATAAAACAGAAGAGTTTTTTGCTCTTTGCCCGGGGTATCAAGAAATTTCCTATAAGACTTATGCAGAGATAGAAGCAGAGAAGGAAAGTGTAGAAACAGCAGAAGTTGTCATAGAAGCCTTTGCTTGTGAAATTCCGGACAATTATTTACAAAAGGCTTATCATAACTCCAAGCTGATTGTTAATTTAGAATATTTTTCTGCGGAAGACTGGACGGAAGATTTTCATTTGCAGGAGTCTATTTTAGGCATCGGAACTTGCAGAAAATTTTTCTTTATGCCCGGAATCTCAGAAAAAACAGGTGGAATTTTGACAAAGGCTTATTCTCCTAATTTATCT encodes:
- a CDS encoding pseudouridine synthase, whose translation is MRIDKFLVECGVGSRKEVKELLKSRKIRVNGLFITSPKETIEEEKDEVYYGEKKLSYQEFRYYILHKKAGYVTALEDSREATVMDLLPEWVIKKDLAPVGRLDKDTEGLLLFTNDGKLNHRLLSPKSHVDKTYHASLECDITEEALEKLREGVMIGEYKTLPAKAEKLEDRKIALTIREGKFHQVKKMLEAVGNKVIYLKRISFGKLVLGDLELGAVKEVSLEDIVSLEKES
- a CDS encoding NADH:flavin oxidoreductase, which encodes MKTIFTPYQIKGISFKNRIVLPPLVRFSLLGTDGKVNQNLLDWYERIAKTEVGLIVVEATAVEEAGKLRENQLGIWSDEMIEGLSKIVEICHHYETPVFIQIHHAGFKEKISEVSTERLDEILDLFVKAFHRAKKAGFDGIEIHGAHGYLLSQLSSSVWNHREDCYGNRFYFAKQLIEKTRDLFDEGFLLSYRMSGNDPEVADGIEMAKFLEKMGIDLLHVSNGVPKEVKQAVKISNYPSDFPFHWITFLGTEIKKAVKIPVIAVYGIKTEEQASCLIEDFDLDFVAVGRAMIFYPNWMEKCRKDFEKRMKQKKNEN